The following proteins are encoded in a genomic region of Comamonas resistens:
- the gcl gene encoding glyoxylate carboligase, with the protein MAKMKAIEAAVRVLEKEGVTVAFGVPGAAINPLYAAMKDHGGIGHILARHVEGASHMAEGYTRAVAGNIGVCIGTSGPAGTDMITGLYSASADSIPILCITGQAPRSRLHKEDFQAVDIASIAKPVTKWATTVLEPAQVPRAFQQAFHLMRSGRPGPVLIDLPIDVQLAEIEFDIDTYEPLPAYKPAASRKQAEKAIEMLNESERPLLVSGGGVINADASELMVELAEILNVPVIPTLMGWGTIPDDHPLMVGMCGLQTSHRYGNANMLASDFVFGIGNRWANRHTGSVEVYTKGRKFIHVDIEPTQIGRVFAPDYGIVSDAKAALEQFVAVAKEWKAAGKLKCRKAWVAECQGRKNSVEYLRKTNFDNVPMKPQRVYQCMNRTLDRDTTYVSTIGLSQIAGAQFLHVYKPRNWINCGQAGPLGWTTPAALGVRVADPKRKIVALSGDYDFQFMIEELAVGAQFKLPYVHVLVNNSYLGLIRQAQRAFSIDYCVQLAFDNINMDEGEATRGYGVDHVKVVEGLGCKAIRVHRAEDFAPAMEQAEAWMAEHKTPVVIECILERVTNISMGAEIDNVVEFEDLATEKADAPSALALLD; encoded by the coding sequence ATGGCCAAGATGAAAGCGATTGAAGCCGCAGTTCGCGTGCTCGAAAAAGAAGGCGTTACCGTTGCATTCGGTGTACCTGGTGCCGCTATCAACCCGCTGTACGCAGCAATGAAGGACCACGGTGGCATCGGCCACATCCTGGCCCGTCACGTCGAGGGCGCCAGCCACATGGCTGAAGGCTATACCCGTGCCGTCGCCGGCAACATCGGTGTGTGTATCGGCACCAGCGGCCCCGCCGGCACCGACATGATCACCGGCCTGTACTCGGCCAGCGCCGACTCCATCCCAATCCTGTGCATCACCGGCCAAGCCCCCCGCTCGCGTCTGCACAAGGAAGACTTCCAGGCCGTGGACATCGCCTCCATCGCCAAGCCCGTTACCAAGTGGGCCACCACCGTGCTGGAACCCGCTCAAGTGCCCCGTGCCTTCCAGCAGGCTTTCCACCTGATGCGCTCCGGCCGTCCCGGCCCCGTGCTGATCGATCTGCCCATCGACGTGCAGCTGGCCGAGATCGAATTCGATATCGACACCTACGAACCCCTGCCAGCCTACAAGCCAGCGGCTTCGCGCAAGCAGGCCGAGAAGGCCATCGAGATGCTCAACGAATCCGAGCGTCCCCTGCTGGTCTCCGGTGGTGGTGTGATCAACGCCGACGCGTCCGAGCTGATGGTCGAGCTGGCCGAAATCCTCAACGTGCCCGTGATCCCCACCCTGATGGGCTGGGGCACCATCCCTGACGATCACCCTCTGATGGTCGGCATGTGCGGTCTGCAGACCAGCCACCGTTACGGCAACGCCAACATGCTGGCTTCGGACTTTGTGTTCGGTATCGGCAACCGCTGGGCCAACCGTCACACCGGCTCCGTCGAGGTCTATACCAAGGGTCGCAAGTTCATCCACGTGGACATCGAGCCCACACAGATCGGTCGCGTGTTTGCCCCCGACTACGGCATCGTCTCCGACGCCAAGGCTGCCCTGGAGCAATTCGTTGCCGTGGCCAAGGAGTGGAAGGCTGCCGGCAAGCTCAAGTGCCGCAAGGCCTGGGTGGCCGAGTGCCAGGGCCGCAAGAACAGCGTCGAGTACCTGCGCAAGACCAACTTCGACAACGTGCCGATGAAGCCCCAGCGCGTCTACCAGTGCATGAACCGCACTCTGGACCGCGACACGACCTACGTGTCCACCATCGGTCTGTCGCAGATCGCCGGTGCCCAGTTCCTGCATGTGTACAAGCCACGCAACTGGATCAACTGCGGCCAGGCAGGCCCTCTGGGCTGGACCACTCCCGCTGCTCTGGGTGTGCGCGTTGCCGACCCCAAGCGCAAGATCGTGGCCCTGTCCGGTGACTACGACTTCCAGTTCATGATCGAAGAGCTGGCCGTCGGCGCACAGTTCAAGCTGCCCTACGTCCACGTGCTGGTGAACAACAGCTACCTGGGCCTGATCCGCCAGGCACAGCGCGCCTTCTCCATCGACTATTGCGTGCAATTGGCGTTCGACAATATCAACATGGATGAGGGTGAAGCGACCCGTGGCTACGGTGTTGACCATGTTAAGGTTGTTGAAGGTCTGGGTTGCAAGGCCATCCGCGTTCACCGCGCCGAAGACTTTGCCCCTGCCATGGAGCAGGCCGAAGCCTGGATGGCCGAGCACAAGACACCTGTGGTGATCGAGTGCATCCTGGAGCGTGTGACCAACATCTCCATGGGCGCCGAAATCGACAACGTGGTCGAGTTCGAAGACCTGGCCACCGAAAAGGCCGACGCGCCTAGCGCACTGGCTCTGCTGGACTAA
- a CDS encoding LysR family transcriptional regulator, producing the protein MDRLDAMHMFVRVVETGSFTKVAQEFSTTQPTVTKQVAAMEARLKVRLLNRNTRGVSMTEAGALYYEKCKIIVNDVAEAENVVKVRQTHVQGQLRIGSSVAFGRRVLIPLAMEFMKQNPQVQVDLSFEDRYTDLVANGIDVALRLGKLADSSLGARMLGINPWVLVASNTYLRKHGTPRRPSDLKEHSTLIYSSVQGNDIWRLRNASGEPVSIPVTGRLRSNNLSALLAAARSHMGIAALPRYVAHDSLKDGRVVEVLKTCRLHEQEIHAVYPSPRLVPQKVQSFIAFLQGKFDDAWWEDLPRGG; encoded by the coding sequence ATGGACAGACTCGATGCCATGCATATGTTTGTGCGGGTGGTGGAAACCGGCAGCTTCACCAAGGTGGCGCAGGAATTCTCCACCACCCAGCCCACCGTCACCAAGCAGGTCGCCGCGATGGAGGCACGCCTCAAGGTGCGCCTGCTCAACCGCAACACACGCGGCGTGAGCATGACCGAGGCCGGAGCGCTCTACTACGAAAAGTGCAAGATCATCGTCAACGATGTGGCCGAGGCCGAGAACGTCGTCAAGGTGCGCCAGACCCATGTGCAGGGCCAGTTGCGCATCGGCAGCTCGGTGGCCTTTGGCCGCCGTGTACTCATTCCGCTGGCCATGGAATTCATGAAGCAGAACCCCCAGGTGCAGGTGGATCTGAGCTTCGAGGACCGCTACACCGATCTCGTGGCCAACGGCATCGACGTGGCGCTGCGCCTGGGCAAACTGGCCGACTCATCGCTGGGCGCCCGCATGCTGGGCATCAATCCCTGGGTGCTGGTGGCCTCCAACACCTATCTGCGCAAGCACGGCACACCACGCCGCCCCTCGGACCTCAAGGAGCATTCCACGCTGATCTACAGCAGCGTGCAGGGCAACGACATCTGGCGCTTGCGCAATGCCAGTGGCGAGCCGGTGTCGATTCCCGTCACGGGGCGGCTGCGCTCCAACAATCTCTCGGCCCTGCTGGCCGCCGCCCGCTCGCACATGGGCATTGCCGCCCTGCCCCGCTATGTGGCCCATGACTCGCTCAAGGACGGCCGCGTGGTCGAGGTGCTCAAGACCTGCCGCCTGCATGAGCAGGAAATCCACGCCGTCTACCCTTCGCCACGCCTGGTGCCGCAAAAAGTGCAGTCCTTTATCGCTTTTCTGCAGGGCAAGTTTGACGATGCCTGGTGGGAAGACCTGCCACGTGGGGGATGA
- a CDS encoding glycerate kinase type-2 family protein yields MQAQNTSSRAQGAAAPSPQQDPAAFLRHLYDVAVRNALPIEGLARSLPKPPKGRTLVLGAGKAGGSMAQALEALWPAEAPLSGLVVTRYDHIPPRPEGLAQRLEVVEAAHPVPDAAGLAAAERILALTQGLTEDDLVICLISGGGSSLLTLPAEGIDLAEKQRINKALLESGAAIGEMNCVRKHLSRIKGGRLAAACHPAKVVTLTISDVPGDDPSVIASGPTVPDATTCADALSILNRYQISIPESVRAALQDGTLETPKPGDARFAGHEVHLIATPQQSLEAAAAAAREAGIAVHVLSDEMEGESREVGKVHAALARAVAKRGEPFAKPCVILSGGETTVTIRPRQLGAAKGRGGRAGEFCMGLAQALQGQEKVWALAADTDGIDGVEDNAGARVSPCTLKRAAEKNMRISDYLDRNDAYGYFEALGDLVITGPTHTNVNDFRAILIL; encoded by the coding sequence ATGCAAGCACAGAATACATCCTCGCGCGCGCAGGGCGCTGCTGCGCCTTCGCCACAGCAAGATCCAGCCGCTTTCTTGCGTCACCTGTATGACGTGGCCGTGCGCAATGCCTTGCCTATTGAAGGCCTGGCGCGCAGCCTGCCCAAGCCGCCCAAGGGGCGTACGCTGGTGCTGGGCGCCGGCAAGGCCGGTGGCTCCATGGCGCAGGCACTGGAAGCGCTGTGGCCTGCAGAGGCGCCGCTGTCCGGCCTGGTGGTGACGCGCTATGACCATATTCCCCCGCGCCCCGAAGGCCTGGCCCAGCGCCTGGAGGTCGTGGAGGCTGCCCACCCCGTGCCCGATGCCGCCGGTCTGGCCGCTGCCGAGCGCATTCTGGCGCTGACCCAGGGCCTGACCGAGGACGATCTGGTGATCTGCCTGATCTCGGGCGGTGGCTCGTCCTTGCTGACCCTGCCTGCCGAAGGCATCGATTTGGCGGAAAAGCAGCGCATCAACAAGGCCTTGCTGGAAAGCGGCGCGGCGATTGGTGAAATGAACTGCGTGCGCAAGCACCTCTCGCGTATCAAGGGTGGCCGTCTGGCGGCAGCCTGCCATCCGGCCAAGGTGGTGACGCTGACCATCAGCGATGTACCCGGTGACGACCCCTCGGTCATCGCCAGCGGCCCTACGGTGCCCGATGCCACGACCTGTGCCGATGCGCTGAGCATCCTGAACCGCTACCAGATCAGCATTCCCGAATCCGTGCGTGCTGCACTGCAGGACGGCACACTGGAAACGCCCAAGCCCGGTGATGCGCGCTTTGCCGGTCATGAGGTGCATCTGATCGCCACGCCCCAGCAGTCGCTGGAAGCGGCTGCGGCAGCGGCGCGTGAGGCAGGCATTGCCGTGCATGTGCTGTCCGACGAGATGGAAGGTGAATCGCGCGAAGTTGGCAAGGTGCATGCGGCTCTGGCCCGCGCCGTCGCCAAGCGTGGCGAGCCCTTTGCCAAGCCTTGCGTGATTCTCTCGGGTGGTGAAACCACGGTCACGATCCGTCCTCGCCAACTGGGCGCGGCCAAGGGTCGTGGCGGTCGTGCCGGCGAGTTCTGCATGGGGCTGGCCCAGGCTCTGCAAGGCCAGGAAAAGGTCTGGGCGCTGGCCGCCGACACCGACGGCATCGACGGCGTGGAGGACAACGCCGGGGCACGCGTCTCGCCCTGTACGCTCAAGCGTGCGGCGGAAAAGAATATGCGCATCAGCGACTATCTGGACCGCAACGACGCCTATGGCTATTTCGAGGCATTGGGCGATCTGGTGATTACCGGCCCCACGCACACCAATGTGAACGACTTTCGCGCGATTCTGATTCTCTGA
- a CDS encoding GntR family transcriptional regulator, with amino-acid sequence METSTTSFIVESLTKAIVEHRLMPGTKLAEQKLADHFGVSRTLVRQALFQLSQNKLIRLEPARGAFVATPSVDEARQVFAVRRMLEAEMVRSFVPQSTPNKIRALKAHVTAEKKAMEANDVGQRTELLGDFHVRMAELMGNEVLAQLLGELISRCALITLMYQSASAAEHSHEEHGDIVTALAAGDAEHAVQLMQLHLDHVEAGLTFDRDLPTNDLSMALSSVSL; translated from the coding sequence ATGGAAACTTCCACCACCAGCTTCATTGTTGAAAGTCTGACCAAGGCTATCGTCGAGCATCGCCTGATGCCCGGCACCAAGCTGGCCGAGCAGAAGCTGGCTGACCACTTTGGTGTTTCCCGTACCCTGGTTCGCCAGGCCCTGTTTCAGCTCTCGCAGAACAAGCTGATCAGGCTGGAGCCCGCACGCGGCGCCTTTGTGGCCACGCCGTCCGTGGATGAGGCGCGCCAGGTGTTTGCCGTGCGCCGCATGCTGGAAGCCGAGATGGTGCGCAGCTTTGTGCCCCAAAGCACGCCCAACAAGATCCGTGCTCTCAAGGCCCATGTAACGGCCGAGAAAAAAGCCATGGAAGCCAATGACGTGGGCCAGCGCACCGAGCTGCTGGGCGACTTCCACGTGCGCATGGCCGAGCTGATGGGCAACGAGGTGCTGGCGCAATTGCTGGGTGAGCTGATTTCCCGCTGCGCATTGATCACGCTGATGTACCAGTCTGCATCGGCGGCCGAGCATTCGCACGAAGAACATGGAGACATCGTGACTGCCCTGGCGGCAGGCGATGCTGAGCATGCGGTGCAACTGATGCAGCTGCACCTGGACCACGTGGAAGCAGGCCTGACCTTCGACCGCGATCTGCCAACGAACGATTTGTCGATGGCACTTTCATCCGTATCCCTATGA
- the puuE gene encoding allantoinase PuuE: MIYDSTAPYPRDLIGYGRNTPHPQWPGKARVAVQFVLNYEEGGENHILHGDPASEQFLSEMFNPAAYPARHMSMDGIYEYGSRVGVWRILKEFEKRGLPLTVFGVATALQKHRELAQAFDELGHEVACHGLKWIHYQNVPEEIERAHLQQCVEIFEELYGHDGDHGLGWYTGRDSPNSHRLVADTGRFTYDSDYYGEDLPFWMKVAKTDGSTRNQLIVPYTLDCNDMRFALPQGYSYADPFFQYLKDTFDVLYAEGDANGDDAPKMMSIGMHCRLLGRPGRITALQRFLDHIQKHDNVWVCRRIDLARHWAERFPCKD, translated from the coding sequence ATGATTTACGATTCCACCGCCCCCTACCCACGCGACCTGATTGGTTATGGTCGCAACACGCCCCATCCCCAATGGCCCGGCAAAGCCCGCGTGGCCGTGCAGTTCGTTCTGAACTACGAAGAAGGCGGTGAGAACCACATCCTGCATGGCGACCCCGCCAGCGAGCAGTTCCTGTCCGAAATGTTCAATCCAGCGGCCTACCCAGCCCGCCACATGAGCATGGACGGCATTTATGAATACGGCTCACGCGTGGGCGTGTGGCGCATTCTCAAGGAATTCGAAAAGCGCGGCCTGCCGCTGACCGTGTTCGGCGTGGCCACGGCCCTGCAAAAGCACCGTGAGCTGGCCCAGGCTTTCGACGAGCTGGGTCACGAAGTGGCCTGCCACGGTCTGAAGTGGATTCACTACCAGAACGTGCCCGAAGAAATCGAGCGCGCCCATCTGCAGCAATGCGTGGAGATCTTCGAAGAACTCTATGGCCATGACGGCGACCACGGCCTGGGCTGGTACACGGGCCGCGACAGCCCCAACAGCCACCGCCTGGTGGCCGATACCGGCCGCTTTACCTACGACAGCGACTACTACGGCGAAGACCTGCCCTTCTGGATGAAGGTCGCCAAGACCGATGGCAGCACCCGCAACCAGCTGATCGTTCCCTACACACTGGACTGCAACGATATGCGCTTTGCCCTGCCCCAGGGTTACTCGTATGCCGATCCCTTCTTCCAGTACCTGAAGGACACCTTCGATGTCCTGTATGCCGAAGGCGATGCCAACGGCGACGATGCTCCCAAGATGATGAGCATCGGCATGCACTGCCGCCTGTTGGGCCGCCCCGGCCGTATCACTGCGCTGCAGCGCTTCCTCGACCACATCCAGAAGCACGACAACGTGTGGGTGTGCCGCCGTATTGATTTGGCTCGTCACTGGGCCGAGCGTTTCCCTTGCAAGGATTGA
- the uraD gene encoding 2-oxo-4-hydroxy-4-carboxy-5-ureidoimidazoline decarboxylase, with translation MALTLEQLNAADAATATDLLDGLYEHSPWIAAKALEQRPFKSMAHIKHAMAKVLAESSEQAQLDLIRAHPELAGKQMETNTLTAESTNEQKKAGLTNCTPEELEHIRKLNAEYGKRFGFPFILAVRGARGLGLSKAEIISTFERRMFNHPAYEQAEALRNIHRIAEIRLNDKFGYEPVEGNEVWDWQERLSTNSDPGYAEKGQLTVTYLTDAHRACAQRISHWMREIGFDEVEIDAVGNVVGRYKAATEGAKTLLTGSHYDTVRNGGKYDGRLGIFVPMACVKQLAQQGKRLPFNIEVVGFSEEEGQRYKATFLGSGALVGDFKNEWLEQKDADGITLREAMTHAGLCIDDIPKLERDPAKYLGFVEVHIEQGPVLNELDIPLGIVTSINGSARYVCEFIGMASHAGTTPMDRRRDAAAGVAELSLYIEKRAGQDGDSVATIGQLNVPSGSVNVVPGRCQFSLDLRAPTNEQRDAMINDIMAEMAAIAERRGLRYTTELSMKAAAAPSAPEWQKRWENAVDALGVPLFRMPSGAGHDAMKLHEIMPQAMLFVRGMNAGISHNPLEATTSDDMQLSVDAFAHLLQQLAQEQK, from the coding sequence ATGGCTTTGACCCTGGAACAACTGAATGCCGCCGACGCGGCAACCGCGACAGACCTGCTCGACGGTCTGTATGAGCACTCGCCCTGGATTGCCGCCAAGGCACTGGAGCAGCGCCCCTTCAAGTCCATGGCGCACATCAAGCACGCCATGGCCAAGGTGCTGGCCGAATCCAGCGAGCAGGCCCAGCTCGATCTGATCCGCGCTCACCCGGAGCTGGCCGGCAAGCAGATGGAAACCAACACGCTCACCGCCGAATCGACGAATGAGCAAAAGAAGGCGGGTCTCACAAACTGCACGCCCGAAGAGCTGGAGCACATCCGCAAGCTCAACGCCGAATACGGCAAGCGCTTTGGCTTCCCCTTCATCCTGGCCGTGCGCGGTGCACGCGGTCTGGGTCTGAGCAAGGCGGAAATCATCTCGACTTTCGAGCGCCGCATGTTCAACCACCCGGCCTACGAGCAGGCCGAGGCGCTGCGCAACATCCACCGCATCGCCGAGATCCGCCTGAACGACAAGTTCGGCTACGAGCCCGTCGAAGGCAACGAAGTCTGGGACTGGCAAGAACGCCTGTCCACCAACAGCGACCCCGGCTACGCCGAAAAAGGCCAGCTGACGGTGACCTATCTGACCGATGCCCACCGTGCCTGCGCCCAGCGCATCAGCCACTGGATGCGTGAAATCGGCTTCGACGAAGTCGAGATAGATGCTGTCGGCAACGTGGTGGGCCGCTACAAGGCGGCCACCGAAGGTGCCAAGACTCTGCTGACCGGCAGCCATTACGACACCGTGCGCAACGGCGGCAAGTACGACGGCCGCCTGGGCATCTTCGTGCCCATGGCCTGCGTCAAGCAACTGGCCCAGCAAGGCAAGCGCCTGCCCTTCAACATCGAAGTCGTGGGCTTCTCGGAAGAAGAAGGCCAGCGCTACAAGGCGACCTTCCTGGGTTCCGGCGCTCTGGTCGGCGACTTCAAGAACGAATGGCTGGAACAGAAGGACGCCGACGGCATCACGCTGCGCGAAGCCATGACCCACGCGGGCCTGTGCATCGACGACATCCCCAAGCTCGAGCGCGATCCCGCCAAGTACCTGGGCTTTGTCGAAGTGCACATCGAGCAGGGCCCCGTGCTCAACGAGCTGGACATTCCTCTGGGCATCGTCACCTCGATCAACGGCAGCGCCCGTTATGTCTGCGAATTCATCGGCATGGCCAGCCACGCCGGCACCACACCCATGGACCGCCGCCGTGACGCCGCAGCCGGCGTGGCCGAGCTGTCGCTGTACATCGAAAAGCGTGCCGGCCAGGATGGCGACAGCGTGGCCACCATCGGCCAGCTGAACGTGCCCTCGGGCTCGGTCAACGTGGTGCCCGGCCGCTGCCAGTTCTCGCTGGACCTGCGCGCCCCCACCAACGAGCAGCGCGACGCCATGATCAACGACATCATGGCCGAGATGGCAGCGATCGCCGAGCGGCGCGGCCTGCGCTACACCACCGAGCTGTCGATGAAGGCGGCTGCTGCCCCTAGCGCCCCCGAGTGGCAAAAGCGCTGGGAAAACGCTGTGGACGCACTGGGCGTGCCGCTGTTCCGCATGCCCAGCGGCGCCGGCCACGACGCCATGAAGCTGCACGAAATCATGCCCCAGGCCATGTTGTTCGTGCGCGGCATGAACGCCGGCATCAGCCACAACCCGCTGGAAGCCACCACCTCCGACGACATGCAACTGTCCGTGGATGCCTTCGCTCACCTCCTCCAACAACTGGCTCAAGAACAGAAATGA
- a CDS encoding M20 family metallopeptidase yields MTNMNQDKQATYAAIDAWIDEHFDEEVKFLQAMVQVPTDTPPGNNAPHAERTADLIKGFGFEAEKHVVPEADVKAYGMESITNLIVRRPYGDGGKTIALNAHGDVVPPGEGWTKDPYGAEIEDGKLYGRAAAVSKSDFASFTFAVRALEAVAKPSKGAVELHYTYDEEFGGIMGPGWLLEKGLTKPDLMIAAGFSYEVVTAHNGCLQMEITVQGKMAHAAVPHTGVDALQATAVLLTALYGENVKYKQVTSQVPGIKHPYLNVGRIDGGTNTNVVPGKVMLKIDRRMIPEENPVEVEASIRAVIAKAIEDFNTQGGYTGEDAVRVDIKRLLLANAMTPLDGNKPLVDAIQKHGEAIFGEVPPAVGTPLYTDVRLYVERGIPGVIYGAGPRTVLESHAKRSDERLVLEDLRRATKVVARSLVDLTA; encoded by the coding sequence ATGACCAATATGAACCAAGACAAGCAAGCCACCTACGCGGCCATCGACGCATGGATCGACGAGCACTTCGACGAAGAAGTGAAGTTCCTGCAAGCCATGGTGCAAGTGCCCACGGACACACCTCCCGGCAACAATGCCCCCCACGCCGAGCGCACTGCCGACCTGATCAAGGGTTTTGGCTTTGAAGCCGAAAAGCATGTCGTGCCCGAAGCCGACGTGAAGGCCTACGGCATGGAGTCCATCACCAACCTGATCGTGCGTCGCCCCTATGGTGACGGCGGCAAGACCATTGCCCTGAACGCACACGGCGACGTGGTGCCCCCAGGCGAAGGCTGGACCAAGGATCCCTACGGCGCCGAAATCGAAGACGGCAAGCTGTACGGCCGCGCCGCTGCCGTGAGCAAGAGCGACTTCGCCTCGTTCACCTTCGCCGTGCGCGCCCTGGAAGCCGTGGCCAAGCCCAGCAAAGGCGCCGTGGAACTGCACTACACCTACGACGAAGAGTTCGGCGGCATCATGGGCCCCGGCTGGTTGCTGGAAAAGGGTCTGACCAAGCCTGATCTGATGATCGCAGCCGGTTTCAGCTACGAAGTCGTGACCGCTCACAACGGCTGCCTGCAGATGGAAATCACCGTGCAGGGCAAGATGGCTCACGCCGCCGTGCCCCACACCGGCGTGGACGCGCTGCAAGCCACGGCCGTGCTGCTGACCGCTCTGTACGGCGAAAACGTCAAGTACAAGCAAGTCACTTCACAAGTGCCCGGCATCAAGCACCCCTACCTGAACGTCGGCCGCATCGACGGCGGCACCAACACCAATGTGGTGCCCGGCAAGGTGATGCTGAAGATCGACCGCCGCATGATTCCCGAAGAGAATCCCGTGGAAGTCGAAGCCAGCATCCGTGCTGTGATCGCCAAGGCCATCGAAGACTTCAACACGCAAGGCGGCTACACCGGCGAAGACGCTGTGCGCGTGGACATCAAGCGCCTGCTGCTGGCCAACGCCATGACTCCCCTGGACGGCAACAAGCCCCTCGTGGACGCCATCCAGAAGCACGGCGAAGCCATCTTCGGCGAAGTACCTCCAGCCGTGGGCACGCCCCTGTACACCGACGTGCGCCTGTATGTCGAGCGCGGTATCCCCGGCGTGATCTATGGCGCCGGCCCCCGCACCGTGCTGGAATCGCACGCCAAGCGCTCCGACGAGCGCCTGGTGCTGGAAGACCTGCGCCGCGCCACCAAGGTCGTGGCCCGCTCTCTGGTGGACCTGACTGCCTGA
- a CDS encoding LysR family transcriptional regulator: MSQSTVTSPDRFVELQTFVLVAQQGSFSAAARQREVSPSAVSKVVARLESRLGVQLLRRSTRRLELTAEGEQLLEQGQQLLADWMALESAVTQQGQPSGLVRINASSSTGNRLLVPLVGQIMQTWPGLQLDLSFTDHIVDLIAARADIALRWGELRSSDMVARKLGSTRQVVVASPEYLKRFGKPEHPDDLANHVRIGWNYPRAIPHWPFVVAGQAVAIGMGDVLRVNDGEAMANLAKAGAGLARLSLYHAWDDLHAGCLQPVLEDFNPGELQPIHAVYVGKPGQLPVRTRAVLDFLAQHVDLSHAERKPVHLLTAGA; encoded by the coding sequence ATGAGCCAATCGACGGTGACGAGTCCGGACCGCTTTGTGGAGCTGCAGACCTTTGTGCTGGTGGCGCAACAAGGCAGCTTTTCCGCGGCCGCACGCCAGCGCGAGGTATCGCCTTCGGCCGTGAGCAAGGTCGTGGCCAGGCTGGAGTCTCGGCTGGGGGTGCAATTGCTGAGGCGCAGCACCCGACGCCTGGAGTTGACGGCCGAGGGAGAGCAATTGTTGGAGCAGGGCCAGCAGTTGCTGGCGGACTGGATGGCGCTGGAGTCTGCCGTCACCCAGCAAGGACAGCCTAGCGGCCTGGTGCGCATCAATGCCAGCTCGTCCACGGGGAACCGGCTGCTGGTGCCTCTGGTTGGGCAGATCATGCAGACTTGGCCGGGCTTGCAACTGGATCTGAGTTTTACCGATCACATAGTGGATTTGATAGCGGCTCGCGCAGATATAGCCTTGCGTTGGGGCGAATTAAGGTCTTCGGACATGGTGGCGCGCAAACTGGGCAGCACGCGCCAGGTGGTCGTGGCGTCGCCGGAGTATCTGAAGCGTTTTGGCAAGCCTGAACATCCGGACGATCTGGCGAACCATGTACGCATCGGCTGGAACTACCCTCGCGCCATACCGCACTGGCCGTTTGTGGTGGCTGGGCAGGCAGTGGCTATCGGTATGGGAGATGTGCTGCGCGTCAATGATGGTGAGGCCATGGCCAACTTGGCCAAAGCGGGGGCGGGACTGGCGCGGCTGTCGCTCTATCACGCCTGGGATGATTTGCATGCAGGGTGCTTGCAGCCGGTGCTGGAGGATTTCAATCCTGGCGAGTTGCAGCCCATTCATGCGGTGTATGTGGGCAAACCTGGTCAGTTGCCCGTGCGTACGCGGGCGGTGCTGGACTTTCTGGCCCAGCATGTGGACCTCAGCCACGCAGAGCGCAAGCCCGTGCATCTGCTGACTGCCGGCGCATAA